In the genome of Helicovermis profundi, the window CAGCAAATTGGAATTTATTTGAAAATAATGATATGTCTACAGAAGAAATAAAACAATTTGTTGATAACGCAATTGAACTTATTAAGTCAGCAATGCAGCCAATAAATTAGTAAACTATCTTAGCTAAAGCTAACCACCTAAAAATTAGATGGAGAATTTAATTCATTTGATTTCCTACCTATATAAGTAGGAGCCATGATTTATAAAACGGAGGAATAAATATGTCAGAGGTTAAAAATATACTCGTTATTTCAGCTAGCCCTCGTAAAAAAGGTGATGGATATAAAATAACTGAATCAATTATAAAAGAAATTGGAGATGAAAAAAGTTTTAAATGGGAATATTTATTTTTAAATGATTTTGAAATTAAAGCTTGTATAGGTTGTAGAATCTGTATCAAAATGAATGAAGAAAAATGTCCTTTTAAAGATGACCTACTAAGCATAGTTTCCAAAATGAATGATGCTGACGGTTATGTTTTTACTTCACCTGTGTATTCAGTTGCAGTTTCTAGTCAAATGAAAGCCTTTATAGATAGAACTAATTATTTACTGCACAGACCTTTCTCAATTGGAAAACCCACAATTGCTATTTGTACAGCTGAATTAAGAGGAACAAAAAGTGTTATAAAATATTTAAGCCATATTCTTAACACACTTGGTCTAAGGTATGAAGGTGGAATTGGAGTAAAAATAGGACCTTACAAAAACAATAAAAAATATAAGAGAAAAACTGATATTAAAATAAAGAAATTAGCAGGAGTATTTAAGACTTCACTAGAAAAAGGCAATAGACAAAAACCATATTTTAAGCAGGCAATACTTTTTAAAATGTGGCAAACTAGAGCAATAATTTCAAAAGATAAAAATCCTTATGATTATGAATATTGGTTAGCGAAGGGATGGATAAATACAGATTATTATTATCCAACAAAAATTAATTCAATTTCAAAATTTTTATTTAAATTGTTTAAAAAACGTTTAGCAAAATTTATGAAAGAAGGCTTTATTTACAAGTAAAATAAATAATTAAATGTATCAACTCCCTTCAACATTTTAACTACCTTTTAGAAAACTTGTTTATAAACATATAGATGATTGTAATATTTTACATCACACTTAATATGTAAAATTTGTAAACTCGAAAAATTATAAGCGATAAAGTTTATAATTAAATATTGAAAGTTAATGTATAATACTATATAATAAAATGTAATATTATGCATTAATGTGTAATAATCTATAAAAAAGGTGGGCAAAAAAAATGATTAAAGAAACAAACTATCCCGCACGTGCAGAAAAATTGAATTGGGGCGCATTATTACTAACTCCTATTTGGGCGATAGTCCATAAAAAATATTTTATAGCCATTCTATCATTAGTACCATTTGTTGGATTATTTGTTTCTGTGTTAGCTCTAATTTATGGTGGACGCTGGGCTTGGGATAGTAAACCATGGATATCAGAAGTTTGTTTTGAAGATAATTGCACATATTGGAATATTGCAGCAATAATTATATATATACTTTTATTTTTAATTCTATTACTTAAGTAATCCTCTTATTTTTTTCTTAAGAAAGATTAACATTGCTTTAAAGCGTGTTAAATTTTTACATATTGACCATTGACTACAAATCAAATTTACTAAGATTTCTGACTTAATTTTAATAGGACTTCCACAAAGATCATGGAATTACAATTCATCATCTTCTAGCTCATAATTCTGGGATACCTAATTACAATTAGAGAGAATATCATACACCTTGGGAAATATTACAAGTTGCAAACATCAGTAGAGAAATTGCTTCATTAATTTATGATAAAAAGTTAAGTGCCTTAAAGAAGATCATTTTAAAAGTTTATTGTATCTTGGTAGAATGATAAATTTTGCCATCAAAGGCAGTAATCCATTAAATAAAAATCCAATAACCATATACATATTTAGATAAGGGTTTGATATAACTCCATTATTTTTTAATAGATAGATCATAATAATAGCGTAGGGAGTATGCAAAATAAATGATGATCTAATGCCAGGATTTATGATCATTTTCCCTTTTATACCCATGACAAGGTGCGATAGTGCTTGAAATAAGAAAAAATATGGAATCCAAGCTGCAAAGCTAATATTAATGACACCTAAGCCAGAAAAAATAGGAATGACAAGCCATATATATATCATATTAATCCAAAATACTACCTCTCTATCTATAGGTAAAATCTTTTCATGAGAATCTACTTTTAGTAAGTTCTCATTAAAAAATCTCACAAAACCACCAGGTAAAATATATTCTTCTATTTCATGAACTAAATAAAGCGGAAATGCAAGCAAAAACATGAACTCAATCAAATTTATCCTTGAATACAAAGGAATTATTGTTGCCAAAACATAGATTAAAATCAGCACTGCTGATTTCTGCCAATTATCTTTTATCCATTCTAAATAATTATTAATCATATTAACCTCCAAAATATTTTTAAATCATTGAAATAAACACTGTGTTGATATGCACTTATTATAGACCATAGTAGTCTTCATGTGAATCAACAATATTGTTTGATTTGTTAATGAATGAACTAAAAAAGCTATCGCATTAAAATATCATATTACTAACTTAGCAAATACTGTTTTAAATGAATATGCTCTAGAATATATATCATCATTTCAAGTAGGGGTTATAATTCACTGGATACGAAACGACATGCAGATCACAATATAGGATATTAGTAAACTAATGCAAACTTTATCTACAAACAGAGCACTTGCATACTTTAAGTAAGACTATAAATAAACAATTAATTTCATATAACTGCATCTAAGCACATTGATGTTACTTTAGTATATCAATTATATTTGAATTTATTTTCCAATAATATTTACTATTTTTTGCATACATATTTATTAGTTAATTAATTATTTATACGTATAGATTAATAAAAATTCATTTTATGAAATATTTACGAACATATTGAAAATTCTAATCTTATAAATAGATAATCGTACGATTTATCATACAATTGTTTATTTAATTAATTCCTGTATAAATAGATATATATATAGTATAATAGAATTATTAAATTACATAGGAGGAAAAAATGTATACAAATATCTTTTTATTTATCTTATTAATTATTTTATTAGGTTACCATATCTATTATAGGAAAAAGTTTAACAACATACATAAATACAATGAAAATATAGCTGAAGAAGTAGTAAATGAATCAACAATTTCAGATTTACCTTATAAATACAGTAATTCTGTTGGATCCCTTGCCTTTTCTATAGATGAAATTTTAGTAGAGATGGCTGAAATACTTATAAATACGAGCACTCTTTCTGCAATATCAGAGGAACAATCGGCACAAATATTAACCACTAATGAAGCTATTAATACTATTTCTAATACATTTAAAGATATGACATTAAAAGCAGATAAATTAAAAGAACACTCAAATACTTCTTTACATACTTTAATAGACAAAAATGAAAAAATAAGAAATTCTGTTTCTTCATTTAAATTAATTAAAAGTAATTTAAATACTTCAAAAGTAAATATCGATAGCCTATCTAAAGAAAGCAAGAATGCAGAAGATATGATTTCACAGATAGAAGTAATAGCAAATCAAACAAATTTACTTGCTCTTAACGCTTCAATTGAAGCTGCTAGAGCTGGTGAAGCTGGAAGAGGATTTTCAGTTGTAGCTGACGAAGTTAGAAAACTTTCTGAAGAAACTAACCAAGTTGTACAAAATCTAACTGCTCTTATTTCAAACTTAATTAGCATTTCAAACTTAACAAAATCTAATATCGATGATGTAATCAATTCAGTTGAAAATGAATTTAATGCACTTGATTCTTCTGTTAAAGAGTTAGAATCTGTTGAAGAAACTACAAATATTACTATGAATATTACCACTGACTTATCTAACAATATCACTGATTTATCTTCAATGGTATCAACTGTTGATGAAAATATGGATCAAATCAAAGATTCTATAGAACATTATACTGATTCAACTATGATAATTGATAAATCAATTAATGACGAAAACCAATTAATTGAGTCTCTTTCGAATGGAATAGAAGTATTAAATGGACTAAATACTGAATTTTTAACACAATTAAAAAATAATAACAAGACTCTAATTGTTGCATCATCACCTTATGAACCCTATATAGTTTCAAAAAACAATATCATTCAAGGTATTGATATTGATATTTTAAAGAAAATTTACCAATCAAAAGGATATAATTTAAAATTTATTATAAGCACTTGGGATAATTGTATGAACTTAGTTAAAAATAATATTGCTGATATTGTTCCTAATATTGCTAAAACAAAAGAAAGAGAAAGCATAATGAATTTTTCAAAAGCATATAGAAAGGAAGAAACTTTTTCATTTTATACACTTAAGGACAATTCATACTCTTTGAATTCATTAAAAGATTTGGAAACAAAAAAAATTGGAATATTAGATGGCTATAATTATTTTGATGAATTTGATAATAATAGAAATATTAATTTTGATACAAGTGTAAATGAAAAAACTATGTTTAAAAAACTTGAAAAAAATCAAATAGATGCGCTAATTATTGAAAAAAATGTTGGAATACATTTTATAAATGAATTAAATTTATCTAATATAATTTCTGTTTCTAATTACTCACATACAAATAAAAAGGATAACATAAGTAATATGGGATATAACAAGAAAGTTAGTTCAGAAATTATAGAGATATTTGAGAATGGATATGATGAATTTTATAATTAAACACCAACGTTAATTGGATAATATTTCATGCAA includes:
- a CDS encoding methyl-accepting chemotaxis protein, whose product is MYTNIFLFILLIILLGYHIYYRKKFNNIHKYNENIAEEVVNESTISDLPYKYSNSVGSLAFSIDEILVEMAEILINTSTLSAISEEQSAQILTTNEAINTISNTFKDMTLKADKLKEHSNTSLHTLIDKNEKIRNSVSSFKLIKSNLNTSKVNIDSLSKESKNAEDMISQIEVIANQTNLLALNASIEAARAGEAGRGFSVVADEVRKLSEETNQVVQNLTALISNLISISNLTKSNIDDVINSVENEFNALDSSVKELESVEETTNITMNITTDLSNNITDLSSMVSTVDENMDQIKDSIEHYTDSTMIIDKSINDENQLIESLSNGIEVLNGLNTEFLTQLKNNNKTLIVASSPYEPYIVSKNNIIQGIDIDILKKIYQSKGYNLKFIISTWDNCMNLVKNNIADIVPNIAKTKERESIMNFSKAYRKEETFSFYTLKDNSYSLNSLKDLETKKIGILDGYNYFDEFDNNRNINFDTSVNEKTMFKKLEKNQIDALIIEKNVGIHFINELNLSNIISVSNYSHTNKKDNISNMGYNKKVSSEIIEIFENGYDEFYN
- a CDS encoding HXXEE domain-containing protein, with product MINNYLEWIKDNWQKSAVLILIYVLATIIPLYSRINLIEFMFLLAFPLYLVHEIEEYILPGGFVRFFNENLLKVDSHEKILPIDREVVFWINMIYIWLVIPIFSGLGVINISFAAWIPYFFLFQALSHLVMGIKGKMIINPGIRSSFILHTPYAIIMIYLLKNNGVISNPYLNMYMVIGFLFNGLLPLMAKFIILPRYNKLLK
- a CDS encoding flavodoxin family protein, which codes for MSEVKNILVISASPRKKGDGYKITESIIKEIGDEKSFKWEYLFLNDFEIKACIGCRICIKMNEEKCPFKDDLLSIVSKMNDADGYVFTSPVYSVAVSSQMKAFIDRTNYLLHRPFSIGKPTIAICTAELRGTKSVIKYLSHILNTLGLRYEGGIGVKIGPYKNNKKYKRKTDIKIKKLAGVFKTSLEKGNRQKPYFKQAILFKMWQTRAIISKDKNPYDYEYWLAKGWINTDYYYPTKINSISKFLFKLFKKRLAKFMKEGFIYK